Part of the Brevibacillus marinus genome, TTAGTTATTATACTCAAATAACTCCTCAACTGTACTGTTCAGTTTTTGCGCGATTTTCATCGCTTTGTGAACGGGCGGGATAATGAGACTGGATTCGATCATTTGATAAGCAGAAGGCGAGCGGTATCCGCAACACTCACTCATTTCTTTCAAGGTATAACCGTGCTCCAGCCGTTTTTTTCTAAGTTTATGTTGCATAACAATCACCTATTATTTCATGGATAATGAACTTGTAACCATTATAATTTCATTAATAATGTAAGTCAATACGGATTCCACGTATCATGAACTTTATGTTTTGTGAAATCCTTTTCAACTTACGGTTCTCAAGGTATAATGATTTTTGTAAATTATCCCCAAAAGTTCCCGTACTATGTATGCTCCCGCCCCAACATGGTACCAAGTAGTACACATAAAAAAGTACATGATTGATGATTTTTTCAGCTTTTTTATGTGTAATCCTAAGCGTTATGAATTACAATGAGTAGAGAGAAATTTGAAAGATCATTTGTATTCGAGTTGATCAAAAGTATGTACATGAAACTGGGTGGGATTATATGATTGGACAGCGTATTCGATTGTTACGCAAAATGAGAAATATGACACAAGCTGATCTTGCTGAAGCATTAAATTTGGCTAAAACGACGATCAGTAGCTATGAGAATGACATAAACGAACCAAATCATGAGATGTTAATTAAACTGGCCGATTTTTTTCATGTATCGGTTGATTACCTGATTGGACGCACGGATACTCACGAGCAAGCGGAAGTCGAGATAATGTTGTCAAAGGAGCAGCTGAAAAAAATTGACGAGTTGTATGAGATCCTGTTTTCTATTGAGGACGAAGAGGAACGAAATAGGATAATCGAAACAGCTATCGTTTTTGCGAATGGAGTGAAATCCGTACAAAAACGAAATCAGAACTCCTAAAGAGAATGCGAAACGCTCCTTTCTGTTACAGAAGGGAGCGTTTACGTTTTGATTCTATTAACTTGATGATGTCTCTTGCTGTATGATTAGAGGATGAGAAATAAACTAAGTAAGATAAAGCCTCTTTAATTTCTTCCTCGGTTATAACCTTGCCACTAAACAGTATTACACCTTGGTCCGACTTGGTAGATTCGCATCTCGCATCCATCGATTCCATTCTCTTCCCCCAACCCCTGACATACTGAAAAGAGATAGGCAATGCGGCCTATCTCTATGGTACTACAATCAGCTCCTTTTTTCTGCCAAACGCGAGTTACTTTTTTTTTCAAATTTTCAATTGCGTTTGACAATCCACCTTATTTTGTATCTTGTTGAATCGGCTTGGCAACATTGGGTTCTACTGGACCGGCAAATACTGCGGTAGCTGACATGACAGTAACCACGAAGAGAAGAACGGCAATAAGCTTTTTCATTCCATACAACTCCTATCATTTATTTCCTCATTATACATTTCCTTCTTTAAGATGTCTACTATAATTCTGTTTGTTCTGACGAATTCATCTTTCAAATGAGAATTCATGAGACGGTCCGATACTTCTAAGAGAGTAACCAGGCTTTTTTCCTTTTCTCCGGCTAAATAGGTGAGTAAAGCGTGATTTCGTTGATGCAAGAGCGCCTCAACATAATATAAAGACCAGTCATTTGAAAGGGCCACCTGTAAGATGTCATTTGAGAGGTTAAATGTATGCCACGCTGCCGATATTTGTTTTGTTTCAATGTAATATAGAGTAAGGTCTGTCAAGACATTTAGACGCATAGGGTCGTCATCAGAGGTTTTTTCAAAAAATTGATTCCAATAAGACAAAGCCATATCGTAGTCACCCAGCTGATAATACGCTCTGCCCAAGTTTGCTAAACAACCCGGCAAAAACGGGTCATTCTGGAATTTTTTCAGTATCTCATACGCGGAAAAATAACTTTCCAAAGCCAGTTTCAGATCATTGAGTTGCATGCATATATTTCCATGTCGTAGGAAAGCGCGGGCCATATATACATCTGATATAATTCCCTGATAGCTCAGAGATTTCTCAGAACACTTTAGTGCTTTAATGTATTCACCTTGATAGTATCGAGCGCCGGCTGAATGAAAGTGAAGCATAAATTCCTTAAAGGGATTATTTTTACTGCTGACTTCGTCATCGATTGCGTCTAAAATTTGAAAGAAAACTTCAAATTGTTTTCCATTTGAAAAACACAAATCGTAAAGCTGCAAAACCAGAGATAGGAAGGTGTCTGAATCAATTTGTTTGAAATTATGAACTACAAAATCTATTTTTCTTTTGTTAACCTTCCTTTTCATCTGGTAGTCCCAGAGGATCGACGTAAAAGCGACAATGATTTGGGAGCGTGCATCCTGTTCGGATAACCGAAAGCACTTTTTCAAAATACGAGTGGCGAATACAAAATCGTTATCTTTCAGTTTTTTAGCCCATTCCATTAGAACTGCTATATTATCCTGAATCCTCAGGTACAATTGATGGAGAGCCGGCAGGGCATTGTTGCCAAAAATCTCTTGTAATTTCTCAACATTCCTTAAAAGGGGGGTGGTAGTGCCATTTTCTAAATTACTAATAGTA contains:
- a CDS encoding helix-turn-helix domain-containing protein; the encoded protein is MQHKLRKKRLEHGYTLKEMSECCGYRSPSAYQMIESSLIIPPVHKAMKIAQKLNSTVEELFEYNN
- a CDS encoding helix-turn-helix domain-containing protein, with the translated sequence MIGQRIRLLRKMRNMTQADLAEALNLAKTTISSYENDINEPNHEMLIKLADFFHVSVDYLIGRTDTHEQAEVEIMLSKEQLKKIDELYEILFSIEDEEERNRIIETAIVFANGVKSVQKRNQNS
- a CDS encoding helix-turn-helix transcriptional regulator, with protein sequence MTKKQLQATFGSFVKELRKTYGYSQHELAAKMGVSRNTISNLENGTTTPLLRNVEKLQEIFGNNALPALHQLYLRIQDNIAVLMEWAKKLKDNDFVFATRILKKCFRLSEQDARSQIIVAFTSILWDYQMKRKVNKRKIDFVVHNFKQIDSDTFLSLVLQLYDLCFSNGKQFEVFFQILDAIDDEVSSKNNPFKEFMLHFHSAGARYYQGEYIKALKCSEKSLSYQGIISDVYMARAFLRHGNICMQLNDLKLALESYFSAYEILKKFQNDPFLPGCLANLGRAYYQLGDYDMALSYWNQFFEKTSDDDPMRLNVLTDLTLYYIETKQISAAWHTFNLSNDILQVALSNDWSLYYVEALLHQRNHALLTYLAGEKEKSLVTLLEVSDRLMNSHLKDEFVRTNRIIVDILKKEMYNEEINDRSCME